Proteins from one Ammoniphilus sp. CFH 90114 genomic window:
- a CDS encoding lamin tail domain-containing protein — MIKGRKLAKAFLASAIWLTNVIGGTPGSAEESSSGPELLVTEVVPNNSGSDYYEFFEIYNNTNTSLNAKDYKVVYGYYDNRTPVEWDLTEEKIIPPHGSLVIWVKQNQDVTPSQFNSHYGVELLDEQVTSVLGGMANSGGRTIAIAHDTGEILSSATYNEQNSSSTVDTVSGKSITYRFPDAGSHEMIKIASGQDPTPGLILNGQVPSSGNPNPNDDLPPVITHQPIANAVTGDLRVQADVYDEVGLTAVNLYYRTSTEAHFKTTPMGLIEGKKYEAVIPAMDLSTGNELLYYLEARDGINRATLPADQAYFTVPIEQQKASPTELFITELVPDNSGADAFEYIELYNPTNKPLNMRNYHIRYTYPAGTYQIWNFDKDQIVPPQGTIIVWVRTISSEGKTIHDFNAHFNSDVKEEQLIEIEAGGMVNSGMRNMVLMTDTGAEITNAKYNDIVKDTMAGKSIVYKYPIGESREMVKLANGQVPTPGAVRDDQIPMSLITLPEDNQAPEIQHTVPFSSTKPVNLDLSADVRDNRQTHRVTLYYKTNAQSEYQHIDLVADQDYLYAANITKYDIMSGNQVMYYFEATDGMNTVTMPQDREHPYVIEMNHDPIPTLSVNNGEYVKGNYMLQGYSALPEERLTLKIDGETVPAKSVLPKNAYLVFEADGLQPALGFKNGILKGDEVLHVFEGIHDYLQFETVAVEIPVNTLEPGTNTLSIWSGDRVSPTSNEGNNDDFSVRNVRLVLGDGTIIRDASYKPGQSYGINDNIQYRDYSFVIPQEKFLAVRYDWDTTSVLDKEHQIELIAEGPQEVKNHSVRVLVDNTAPTIQSMTPEEGQAYKGTISFSASVSDSGSGIEKIVGYLDGKRIEVPTSMSAADLVQGAHEFEVHVEDKAGNITKMKHLFEVIEEKPYPARDPQPAHKATGIDLNPTLKVTAEDPTGDPMEVSFFRAYQYDFKERGDSRAFSNAVDREPPLEMLPQGESNFDEAAYGAISVSDDVYYTTDSKEEFPYQRFEMKIEDDLTGIEKVELKWEGHSLPGRLVTLYVWNHHTLKWEQVDSGKGETDFILRGEVSVAEMVRNQTIQVLVQDQIPSPDEYDFSFGWITDTQYYSKNYPHIFDKMTQWIADNQMEKKLKYVVHTGDLVDNMEEIQYVRADASMKILDNANIPYGVLAGNHDVHYNAADYSMYSKYFGRDRFAHLPHYGGDLDNNRDHFDLISSNGHDFIILYLGWVIDQESIDWANEVLKRYEDRNAIVAVHENINPEGKYSGQGQEIWDKIVVPNDNVFMVLSGHIIGVSHNIKMIGDRQVIEMLANYQGLAEGGLGYLRMLYFDAENQQMIVNTYSPYLNDYNYYEDEKEELTLPIALKPIEKRVATDYITVNVRTNEKIGSKTDVPSGSEAEVTWSGLKENTTYSWYAKMEDAFGGKEISDVWTFTTKGEGQSPNAALYLQAPSQVHEGSAFSVGVYVYEMKDLYGASIEIDYDSTKLEPIDADPNMEGIQLQLSDWLYGTTVKNSVYQDVYEGVGKIRFAVTQLGEKPGVSGEGLLAKAQFKVKDGASGQLIFRPVASSIQMVNSNNQPISVDAQPIHVPIASSMKLFGKVKLPNTHHLHDLSGFNVKVLLNQQVISETQTDQNGSYEVSVVSPGTYQVVVERKGYLNATQSTTMYDAATSVEVPDMELYVGDYDGNERINIIDVSLISKQFEKLKVESNALFDVDDSGTIGLYDVVTVARNFGKLSNF, encoded by the coding sequence ATGATTAAAGGCAGGAAGTTAGCTAAAGCATTTTTAGCCTCCGCAATTTGGCTCACTAATGTTATAGGGGGTACGCCAGGAAGTGCTGAAGAGAGTTCAAGCGGACCGGAGCTCCTAGTAACGGAGGTAGTACCCAACAACTCAGGCAGTGATTACTATGAATTTTTTGAAATTTACAACAATACAAACACCTCCCTTAATGCGAAGGATTACAAGGTTGTGTATGGATACTACGACAATCGGACCCCAGTGGAGTGGGATCTGACTGAGGAAAAGATCATACCCCCTCATGGGAGCTTAGTCATCTGGGTTAAGCAGAATCAGGATGTAACTCCGTCTCAGTTTAACAGTCATTACGGCGTGGAATTGTTAGACGAACAAGTAACGAGTGTGCTTGGAGGTATGGCGAACTCAGGGGGGCGTACCATTGCGATTGCTCATGACACAGGGGAAATCCTCTCGAGCGCAACTTATAATGAGCAGAACTCTTCTTCCACAGTAGATACAGTTTCTGGTAAAAGTATAACCTATCGTTTTCCTGATGCAGGCTCACATGAGATGATTAAAATCGCGTCAGGTCAAGATCCGACTCCTGGGCTAATCTTGAATGGCCAAGTCCCTAGTAGTGGGAATCCTAATCCGAATGATGACCTGCCTCCTGTTATTACACATCAACCTATAGCGAATGCGGTTACGGGTGATCTGCGAGTGCAAGCTGATGTTTATGATGAGGTGGGATTAACAGCGGTTAATCTGTATTATAGAACATCAACGGAAGCTCATTTTAAAACTACTCCCATGGGGTTAATTGAGGGGAAAAAATATGAGGCTGTTATCCCTGCAATGGACTTGAGCACTGGGAATGAGCTGTTGTATTACTTGGAAGCAAGGGATGGAATAAACCGGGCGACTCTCCCGGCGGACCAGGCCTACTTTACTGTCCCGATCGAACAACAGAAGGCTTCACCGACTGAGTTGTTTATTACCGAATTAGTACCTGATAATTCGGGAGCAGATGCGTTCGAGTACATTGAGTTGTATAATCCAACGAATAAACCGCTCAACATGCGCAATTATCATATCCGATATACTTATCCAGCTGGAACCTATCAAATTTGGAATTTTGATAAAGATCAGATCGTTCCGCCTCAGGGAACAATCATTGTCTGGGTAAGGACAATTAGTAGTGAAGGAAAGACGATCCATGATTTTAACGCGCACTTTAATTCTGACGTGAAAGAGGAGCAATTAATTGAAATTGAGGCTGGAGGGATGGTAAACTCCGGCATGCGGAATATGGTTTTAATGACGGATACCGGAGCTGAAATTACTAATGCCAAGTACAATGATATTGTAAAGGACACAATGGCAGGTAAAAGTATCGTGTACAAATATCCGATAGGTGAATCAAGGGAGATGGTGAAGCTTGCAAATGGTCAGGTACCTACACCGGGTGCGGTAAGAGATGATCAAATTCCAATGAGTCTTATTACTCTTCCTGAGGATAACCAAGCACCAGAGATCCAGCACACCGTACCGTTTTCAAGCACGAAACCTGTCAATCTCGATTTGTCAGCTGACGTACGCGACAACCGACAGACTCATAGAGTAACGCTTTACTACAAAACAAACGCCCAAAGTGAATATCAACACATAGATTTGGTTGCAGACCAAGATTACCTATATGCAGCTAATATTACAAAATATGATATCATGTCTGGGAATCAAGTCATGTATTATTTTGAAGCAACCGACGGGATGAATACAGTCACAATGCCACAGGATAGAGAACATCCCTATGTGATTGAGATGAACCATGATCCGATTCCGACCTTATCTGTGAACAATGGAGAGTATGTCAAGGGTAATTACATGCTACAGGGATATAGCGCATTACCCGAGGAACGTTTAACACTAAAGATAGACGGAGAGACCGTTCCTGCAAAAAGCGTTTTGCCTAAGAACGCTTATTTGGTATTTGAGGCAGATGGATTACAACCTGCTTTAGGCTTTAAGAACGGGATCCTAAAAGGGGATGAAGTCCTGCACGTTTTTGAGGGCATTCATGATTACTTGCAATTTGAAACTGTAGCGGTAGAAATCCCTGTAAATACCTTAGAACCAGGAACGAATACTTTGTCTATTTGGTCGGGTGACCGGGTTTCTCCTACAAGCAACGAAGGGAATAATGATGATTTTAGTGTAAGGAACGTTCGCCTTGTGCTTGGAGATGGAACGATTATTAGAGACGCTTCCTACAAGCCAGGCCAATCTTATGGAATCAATGATAATATTCAGTATCGTGATTATTCCTTCGTTATTCCTCAAGAGAAATTTTTAGCTGTTCGATACGACTGGGATACGACGTCTGTGCTGGATAAGGAACATCAGATCGAGTTGATTGCAGAAGGACCGCAAGAAGTAAAGAACCATTCAGTAAGGGTATTGGTCGATAATACCGCACCGACAATCCAAAGCATGACACCAGAAGAAGGTCAAGCCTATAAAGGAACAATATCCTTCTCCGCTTCCGTATCAGACAGTGGATCTGGAATAGAGAAAATAGTAGGGTATTTGGACGGTAAACGAATCGAAGTGCCCACTAGCATGTCCGCGGCAGACCTGGTACAGGGGGCTCATGAATTTGAGGTGCATGTTGAGGATAAAGCGGGAAACATCACTAAAATGAAACATCTATTCGAGGTAATTGAAGAAAAACCCTATCCCGCAAGAGATCCTCAACCTGCACATAAGGCCACAGGAATTGACTTGAATCCAACATTAAAAGTTACAGCCGAGGATCCAACAGGTGATCCTATGGAGGTATCGTTCTTTAGAGCCTATCAGTATGACTTTAAAGAACGGGGAGATTCTCGAGCATTTTCAAATGCCGTAGACCGTGAACCTCCGCTGGAGATGCTACCTCAAGGAGAAAGTAATTTTGATGAAGCTGCGTACGGCGCTATTTCGGTTTCAGATGATGTGTATTATACAACCGACTCTAAAGAAGAGTTCCCGTACCAACGTTTTGAAATGAAGATCGAGGATGATCTTACGGGTATAGAAAAGGTGGAACTGAAATGGGAAGGGCACTCGTTACCAGGGCGCTTGGTAACCTTATATGTGTGGAATCATCATACACTAAAATGGGAACAAGTGGATTCTGGAAAAGGAGAAACCGATTTTATTCTCCGCGGCGAAGTCAGCGTGGCGGAAATGGTAAGGAACCAAACCATACAGGTTCTGGTGCAAGATCAAATTCCATCTCCAGATGAATATGATTTTTCTTTTGGTTGGATCACGGATACACAGTATTATTCAAAAAACTACCCTCACATCTTTGATAAGATGACGCAGTGGATCGCTGATAATCAAATGGAAAAGAAACTTAAGTATGTCGTCCATACCGGCGACCTTGTAGACAACATGGAAGAAATCCAGTATGTAAGAGCGGATGCTAGTATGAAAATATTGGACAATGCAAACATCCCTTATGGTGTTTTGGCTGGAAATCATGATGTGCACTACAATGCAGCAGATTACTCCATGTACTCTAAGTATTTTGGTAGAGATCGTTTTGCTCACCTACCTCATTACGGGGGAGATTTGGACAATAACAGGGATCACTTTGACTTAATTTCCTCTAATGGACACGATTTCATTATTTTGTACCTAGGATGGGTGATCGATCAAGAATCCATAGATTGGGCTAATGAAGTCTTGAAAAGGTATGAAGATCGAAACGCCATTGTAGCCGTCCATGAGAATATTAATCCCGAAGGGAAATATAGCGGACAGGGACAAGAGATTTGGGACAAGATTGTGGTTCCTAATGATAATGTATTCATGGTATTGAGCGGCCATATTATTGGTGTTAGCCACAATATTAAGATGATAGGAGATCGTCAAGTCATTGAGATGTTAGCTAACTACCAAGGGCTTGCGGAAGGTGGTCTTGGTTATCTGCGCATGCTGTATTTCGATGCAGAAAATCAGCAAATGATTGTCAACACCTATTCTCCTTATCTCAATGATTATAATTATTATGAAGATGAGAAAGAGGAACTAACGCTCCCTATTGCCCTTAAGCCGATTGAAAAGCGAGTGGCTACCGATTATATTACGGTTAATGTTAGAACAAATGAAAAAATCGGCTCTAAAACAGATGTACCGAGTGGCAGTGAGGCCGAAGTGACATGGAGCGGTCTAAAGGAGAATACTACGTACAGTTGGTATGCCAAGATGGAAGACGCCTTTGGAGGAAAAGAAATCTCAGATGTTTGGACATTCACGACTAAAGGCGAAGGGCAATCTCCAAATGCCGCACTCTACTTACAAGCCCCGAGTCAAGTACACGAAGGATCAGCCTTTAGTGTTGGCGTTTACGTGTATGAGATGAAAGATTTGTATGGCGCCTCCATCGAAATAGATTATGACTCTACTAAGCTAGAGCCGATTGATGCAGACCCTAACATGGAGGGAATACAGCTTCAACTAAGCGATTGGCTGTACGGAACAACTGTAAAAAATTCTGTTTACCAAGATGTGTATGAAGGAGTCGGGAAGATCCGCTTTGCAGTAACTCAATTAGGTGAAAAACCAGGAGTAAGCGGTGAAGGACTGCTGGCAAAAGCCCAGTTTAAAGTAAAAGATGGAGCTTCTGGACAGTTGATTTTTAGACCTGTCGCCTCTTCTATTCAGATGGTTAATAGCAATAATCAACCAATATCAGTGGACGCTCAACCTATTCATGTGCCAATTGCTTCAAGCATGAAGCTCTTTGGTAAAGTCAAGCTTCCAAATACTCATCACCTTCATGATTTAAGTGGATTTAATGTTAAAGTTCTTCTTAACCAGCAGGTTATCAGTGAAACGCAGACGGATCAAAATGGGTCATATGAGGTTTCCGTTGTTTCCCCAGGAACCTACCAAGTCGTGGTCGAGCGTAAGGGATACCTCAATGCAACACAGAGTACTACGATGTATGATGCAGCGACTTCTGTAGAGGTTCCTGATATGGAACTCTATGTTGGGGATTATGATGGGAATGAGAGGATTAATATTATTGATGTTTCGCTAATCTCCAAGCAATTTGAAAAATTGAAAGTGGAGTCAAACGCTCTTTTCGATGTAGATGACAGTGGAACGATCGGCTTATATGATGTTGTTACCGTCGCTCGAAATTTTGGGAAGTTAAGTAACTTTTAA
- a CDS encoding M14 family zinc carboxypeptidase, translating to MIKNRNCKRMLVLFLVSILLLFTIPIQALEAQQSLDSPKTGFEISNGDRWTTHQEELDFLEEVSRKSERVRYSQIGTSGEGRSLHLVRVGNPLPATDAEIASGRSILITGTFHGNEPSGREMSLKLIRDLAYSEDPKMLELMGKATVLFIPTVNPDGREANIRRNKDDFDLNRDAVSLVTPEVQTLAKVQKQFKPDIVLDAHERTSGPNMSVLGNLNLNVDKALQELNQELITDYIFRDLAEADVTFEFYPPGGLPTNTRSMAGLKHSIAILTEASWDDEPLVRVNGQMVAANSILNFYHERFNEVVDIVTQAPTNKRNDGANREPFFLDGYVGGPAPTRILNPGPCGYLINPLQAEKVRKQIDLFSLETQVVKDGSIFIPMNQPMMTVIPYIFDESSELKLVNGLAVEDCSALELLEPPSIPTSALFQTDFTGYDSGVAPQDWTSVWKNSSWMVQDEPHRLEHMVTDGDGHRLLVWNEVGEVHGDVEVAGLVRANRDGELFQIHLHGYGQEETESSYYLNVTKQNNNNTISINRLLRNRDTVLKSEALPFQLNVDTWYQVVFQRDGNTLNGKVWRYGEEEPDWQISVDDEYLGFGNVGIGHRSTGLVNDWKFFSVGTYGQEAQRAPGDLIDGVDKSVLQRRVDKIKSENLEEVNFSPESWANLQGALVEAEDILNQSDATQEEVDRAVEHLNQAYLALSSKYETDFSEYEVGGVPSHWSTLWRESGWTIKDKPSRLEHVVTEGGGRRVLSWDKAGDVNGDVEVSTVVRRVQTDQSEGVMFQLHLQGSGNAGSESSYYLDLTNGGYIRINRNMNGSFKVLKSVKQPLAATAGTWYQVVFKREGTSLKGKIWLYGEEEPEAWQVEVEDDSFSRGKVGVGHVTSGVINEWAFIGVGAGDMEAPRAPEDLFDPTEIEVDKTRLEQAVTSIKSGGLNETDYTTDSWQNLQAALSAAEGLLNKADATQLEVDTALENLNQAYLALQMMPKQYETDFSVYEAGGAPTDWSTLWRESGWTVKEEPIRLEHDVTEGGGRRVLTWDKVGEVNGDVEVSTVVRSKTNGTTMFQVHLHGSGNAGSENSYYLDLRNSGDVRINRNMNAYFTVLKSVEIPIPVQKDTWYEVVFKREGSTLKGKVWLYGEQEPDAWQVEVDDENFVNGKVGVGHVTSGMINDWAYFGVGTGSMEAPRAPAHLFEPSEPGVDKSELQAKVDEINGENLNEADYTAASWQGLQEKLAAAQAVLAKEDATQEEVDAAKTALETARTALVPSGAALYLTAPSSVTEGSSFSVSFYVYQAQDLYGASIQVSYDASKLEPLDADPLTDGIQMVLGDWLQGATVVNEVYQEEQGEGRLRFAVTQLGERPGVSGEGWLAKAQFKVKEGQTGTITFTPLEGSIQFFNSENEKIPVAVEPIQLEIQSSYQVKGKVTVPSVHHLKDLSGFKVSVLSGEQAVAEGTTSKDGSYRLTVQESGDYVILVERQGYLPSQALVSVSEGAKEIEAPSYVMYVGDFNGDHYIDIVDISLMAKQFESVVTPLNRIFDIDLNGSIDLSDVIPVARHFGRVPVTPLSN from the coding sequence ATGATAAAGAATAGAAATTGTAAAAGAATGCTAGTGTTATTCCTTGTATCCATCCTATTACTATTCACAATCCCAATACAAGCACTAGAAGCTCAACAATCATTAGATAGTCCAAAAACGGGGTTTGAAATAAGCAATGGTGATAGGTGGACGACACATCAAGAAGAGCTAGATTTTCTTGAAGAGGTCTCCCGAAAGTCTGAAAGAGTACGCTATTCACAGATCGGTACTTCAGGAGAGGGGCGCTCGTTGCATCTTGTACGAGTAGGTAATCCCCTACCGGCAACGGATGCAGAAATTGCATCTGGACGAAGCATCTTGATTACGGGAACTTTCCATGGTAATGAACCCTCTGGCCGAGAAATGTCACTAAAATTAATAAGGGATTTAGCCTATTCAGAGGATCCAAAAATGCTAGAACTCATGGGGAAAGCCACGGTCCTCTTTATTCCCACGGTAAATCCGGACGGTAGAGAAGCTAATATTAGGAGAAATAAAGACGACTTTGATCTAAATCGTGATGCGGTATCTTTAGTAACCCCAGAAGTTCAGACTTTGGCAAAAGTTCAGAAGCAGTTTAAACCTGATATCGTTTTAGATGCGCATGAAAGAACGTCAGGTCCAAACATGTCGGTATTGGGAAATTTAAACCTTAATGTGGATAAAGCTTTACAAGAATTAAATCAAGAGCTCATTACAGATTATATTTTTCGCGATCTTGCAGAAGCAGACGTAACTTTTGAATTCTATCCTCCGGGTGGGCTGCCGACGAATACACGTAGTATGGCAGGTCTGAAGCATAGTATCGCGATTCTTACAGAAGCCTCATGGGATGATGAACCGCTTGTAAGAGTAAATGGACAGATGGTAGCAGCGAATTCCATTTTGAATTTCTATCATGAGCGATTTAATGAAGTTGTAGACATCGTTACCCAAGCCCCGACGAACAAAAGGAATGATGGAGCCAATCGCGAGCCCTTCTTTTTAGATGGCTATGTCGGGGGCCCAGCTCCAACCCGGATTTTAAATCCAGGACCTTGTGGGTATCTCATTAATCCATTACAGGCTGAGAAGGTCAGGAAGCAAATCGATTTGTTCTCACTAGAAACCCAAGTAGTAAAAGATGGCAGCATCTTTATACCGATGAATCAACCGATGATGACCGTTATTCCATATATATTTGATGAAAGCTCTGAGCTTAAGCTGGTAAATGGTTTAGCTGTTGAGGATTGTTCAGCTCTAGAACTTCTAGAACCTCCGAGTATTCCTACATCAGCCCTTTTTCAAACGGATTTTACCGGCTATGATTCAGGAGTTGCGCCACAGGATTGGACCTCGGTTTGGAAGAATAGTAGTTGGATGGTTCAAGATGAACCCCATCGTTTAGAGCACATGGTTACAGATGGTGATGGACATCGACTCCTTGTTTGGAATGAAGTAGGTGAAGTTCATGGCGATGTGGAAGTTGCGGGATTAGTTCGTGCCAATCGTGATGGAGAATTATTTCAAATCCATCTTCACGGATATGGTCAAGAAGAGACAGAAAGCAGCTACTATCTTAATGTAACGAAACAAAATAATAACAACACGATAAGCATTAATCGTTTATTACGTAATCGAGATACGGTATTAAAAAGTGAAGCATTGCCGTTTCAATTGAATGTAGATACCTGGTACCAGGTCGTGTTTCAACGGGATGGGAATACATTAAACGGAAAAGTTTGGAGATATGGTGAAGAAGAGCCCGATTGGCAAATTTCAGTTGATGACGAGTATCTTGGTTTTGGTAACGTTGGAATCGGACATCGATCCACGGGATTGGTTAATGATTGGAAATTTTTCAGTGTAGGGACGTATGGTCAAGAAGCGCAAAGAGCTCCAGGGGATTTAATAGATGGAGTGGATAAATCGGTATTACAAAGGCGAGTAGATAAAATAAAATCCGAAAATTTAGAAGAAGTAAATTTTTCGCCCGAGAGTTGGGCAAACTTACAAGGTGCTCTCGTAGAAGCAGAAGATATATTAAATCAATCTGATGCTACTCAAGAAGAAGTAGATCGAGCGGTTGAACATTTAAATCAAGCCTACTTAGCCCTTTCTTCAAAATATGAAACGGATTTCTCTGAGTATGAAGTTGGAGGAGTACCTTCTCATTGGTCCACCTTATGGCGAGAAAGTGGCTGGACGATCAAAGATAAGCCCAGTCGATTAGAGCATGTTGTTACAGAAGGTGGAGGTCGGCGCGTATTATCGTGGGATAAGGCAGGGGATGTAAACGGTGATGTTGAAGTTTCTACCGTAGTTAGAAGAGTTCAAACCGATCAAAGTGAAGGAGTCATGTTTCAACTTCATCTTCAAGGATCGGGAAATGCAGGGAGTGAAAGCAGTTATTATCTAGATTTAACGAATGGTGGTTATATACGAATTAACCGTAACATGAATGGTAGCTTTAAAGTTCTTAAATCCGTTAAACAACCTCTTGCTGCTACTGCAGGAACATGGTATCAAGTCGTGTTTAAGCGTGAGGGGACTAGCTTAAAGGGTAAAATTTGGTTGTATGGTGAGGAGGAACCCGAGGCTTGGCAGGTAGAGGTGGAAGATGATAGCTTCTCTAGAGGAAAAGTAGGTGTAGGGCATGTTACCAGTGGGGTTATTAACGAATGGGCATTCATTGGAGTGGGTGCTGGAGATATGGAGGCTCCCCGTGCACCTGAGGATTTGTTTGATCCTACAGAAATTGAAGTAGATAAGACACGATTAGAGCAAGCTGTAACGTCGATAAAATCTGGAGGGTTAAATGAAACGGATTACACAACGGATAGTTGGCAAAACCTACAGGCAGCACTAAGTGCAGCGGAAGGATTATTGAATAAAGCGGATGCTACCCAATTAGAAGTTGATACAGCGTTGGAAAATTTAAATCAGGCGTACTTAGCGCTTCAAATGATGCCGAAACAATATGAGACGGACTTCTCTGTGTATGAGGCTGGTGGAGCCCCAACTGATTGGTCCACCTTATGGAGAGAAAGTGGCTGGACGGTCAAAGAGGAGCCAATTAGATTAGAGCATGATGTTACAGAAGGTGGAGGTAGACGTGTATTAACGTGGGATAAGGTAGGAGAAGTAAATGGTGATGTGGAAGTATCCACTGTAGTAAGATCCAAAACCAATGGGACAACGATGTTCCAAGTTCATCTTCATGGCTCTGGGAATGCAGGAAGTGAAAACAGTTACTATCTTGACCTGCGTAATAGTGGTGATGTGCGAATCAATCGCAACATGAATGCTTACTTTACTGTACTTAAATCTGTCGAAATACCTATACCAGTTCAAAAAGATACATGGTATGAAGTCGTCTTTAAGCGTGAAGGCTCTACTTTAAAAGGTAAAGTTTGGCTATACGGTGAGCAGGAACCTGATGCTTGGCAAGTAGAGGTTGATGATGAGAACTTTGTTAACGGCAAAGTAGGTGTGGGTCATGTTACCAGTGGCATGATCAATGATTGGGCATATTTTGGAGTTGGAACTGGAAGTATGGAAGCTCCTCGTGCACCAGCTCATTTGTTTGAGCCCTCAGAACCCGGTGTGGATAAATCTGAGCTTCAAGCCAAGGTGGATGAAATTAATGGAGAGAACTTGAACGAAGCCGATTACACGGCAGCTAGCTGGCAAGGGTTGCAAGAGAAACTAGCGGCTGCACAAGCTGTACTGGCAAAAGAGGATGCCACCCAGGAAGAGGTGGACGCAGCGAAGACCGCGTTGGAAACGGCACGTACAGCCCTTGTGCCGTCAGGAGCAGCCCTATACTTGACGGCTCCATCTAGCGTTACGGAAGGTTCATCTTTTAGTGTCAGCTTCTATGTCTATCAGGCTCAGGACCTTTACGGAGCGTCGATACAGGTGAGCTATGATGCGAGCAAACTCGAACCACTAGACGCTGATCCCCTGACTGACGGTATACAGATGGTTTTAGGAGACTGGCTGCAAGGAGCCACTGTTGTTAACGAAGTCTATCAAGAAGAGCAGGGAGAGGGGAGACTGCGTTTTGCGGTGACTCAGCTAGGCGAAAGACCAGGAGTTTCGGGCGAAGGCTGGCTCGCGAAAGCGCAGTTTAAAGTAAAAGAAGGACAGACAGGAACCATAACTTTTACTCCTCTAGAGGGCTCGATCCAGTTTTTCAACAGCGAGAATGAAAAGATCCCGGTCGCTGTAGAACCCATCCAACTTGAGATTCAATCTAGCTATCAGGTAAAAGGAAAGGTGACAGTACCTTCGGTTCATCACCTGAAGGATCTGAGCGGCTTTAAGGTGAGTGTTTTAAGTGGAGAGCAGGCCGTGGCTGAAGGCACGACAAGCAAGGACGGTTCTTATCGCTTAACGGTACAAGAATCGGGAGATTATGTCATTTTGGTAGAAAGACAAGGCTATTTACCAAGCCAAGCTCTAGTCAGCGTGTCTGAAGGGGCAAAAGAAATAGAAGCGCCATCCTATGTCATGTATGTAGGAGACTTTAACGGGGATCATTACATCGACATTGTGGACATTTCCCTCATGGCGAAGCAATTCGAGTCCGTGGTCACCCCGCTCAACCGCATCTTCGACATCGACTTGAACGGCTCCATTGATTTATCCGATGTGATCCCTGTCGCCCGCCATTTTGGAAGAGTGCCTGTCACTCCTTTGTCGAATTAA
- a CDS encoding DUF3889 domain-containing protein, whose amino-acid sequence MYFQAGFYSHQANPYGYMNSTYPFYEARQQTIQGQATWTEGGPVTQCGIPWSHNEYMTVAVGVNTPYRCGQTLKIKNPLTQRELIVTVVDRVRDYAPNRINLHRRGFEALGANPAVGVINVEITPSPELGEEKWGKYLLEVTQAAYPRYRVTNYKFVSKTDLTAAQKKEIYQFILQSPQETIKVQGTVIYNPQTNRVISFDIKEV is encoded by the coding sequence ATGTATTTTCAGGCTGGATTTTATTCTCACCAGGCTAATCCATATGGGTATATGAATTCAACTTATCCATTTTATGAAGCTCGTCAACAAACCATCCAAGGTCAAGCGACATGGACAGAGGGGGGGCCAGTGACTCAATGCGGCATTCCGTGGTCTCATAATGAATATATGACTGTAGCTGTTGGAGTAAATACTCCATATCGGTGTGGTCAAACGCTTAAAATAAAGAATCCTTTGACACAAAGAGAATTGATTGTAACCGTAGTAGATCGGGTTCGAGACTACGCGCCAAATAGGATTAACCTTCATCGAAGAGGTTTTGAAGCGCTAGGGGCAAATCCTGCTGTGGGTGTCATAAATGTGGAGATCACTCCGTCACCTGAACTAGGGGAGGAGAAGTGGGGAAAATATTTATTGGAAGTCACTCAAGCGGCCTATCCGAGGTATCGTGTGACGAACTATAAATTTGTGAGCAAAACGGACCTGACTGCTGCCCAAAAGAAAGAAATCTATCAATTTATTTTGCAATCCCCACAGGAGACCATCAAAGTCCAAGGAACGGTCATCTACAATCCGCAAACAAACCGGGTTATTTCGTTTGATATTAAGGAAGTATGA